AACCACACTTGTTTTTGTAAAATAGGGAGAGAGCTTTAGTTGGCCTATTTTTAGGGGTTTAGTTTTTCAGGCGTTAAGCTATTGGGGTTTCCTGCCTGCCActctcttgtttcttttcttggTGGAATTCTTTTAGTTTAATTGTTGTCGCCATCGATGTTCCCTTTGTTCTTGTGAAGTcgctttactttaatttaatttCACCATCAATGTTGTTGTTATTGAACTTGTCCATCCTAAACGAAAATGGTGAAAAGTAATGGGTTATATAACGATTTCGATATATGATTTCATCTATTTAGGAATCATTAACAGCAAGACCACCAAATTCTGTCACGCCATTTTGACCACTCGTCGGACAAGTCGTCCCCTGATTTCTTTGCTCATGATTAAGTTCAGCAACTGATTTGAATTGCAGAGGATTATAATATATGGTCATGAAAAAGGATTCATGATTCCcgtattcaaaaaataaaaatcacaatGAAAACAAAAAGAATCCAGGAACACCCAAAGCCATTCAAATAGAGAGTAATAAATCAAAATCTTTTTCAAAAATAACATTATGCTCTTGCAACCAGAAAAAGTTCTCCTATAATAGATCCAGACAACAAAATTGGGGCCTTTTAAGTGAGCTGTTCAAGGTCAGCTAAACTCTGACGTTCTCAGTGTACTCCTGTTCGCCTTTCACCAGCATCATTCTCAACCTGGCATAAAGAAAAGGAGGAATACTTCAACATCTGGGTTCTCTATAGTTACAAACTCTGTTTGGAGATATCCATATTGAACATAAAAACTTTAACATTAAAATAAAAAACCTTAAATAAGCATAGGAAGCATGGAGTCTATGGCCAGAATTTAGGTGTCCCAAAGcctataaacaaataaaaatgtaataactttacCTCAACATGTACACGAGTCTTCCTCTTCAACTTAGCATGTGAATCCTTTTTCTCACGTTTTTCAACCACCACTCCGGACTCTTTTCGTGATCTCTTTCGACCAGAAGTATCTTCAACTTCATCATCGTCATTGTCATCATTTCCTGCATAGATGAACAATAAATAAAACACATAATGATAATATAATCTTTATATGTGCATTCAAAAGATGGAGTGGTCATAAATATTTTACTGAGATGGACAGAACAATTCAAATCGTAACAAAATTACCAGTATCATCATCTTCAAAAGAACCATCAAGACCGAAATCTTCCATGTCATCCTCCATTTCAAATTCGTCTCCTTCCAAATAAACATATTCAACTTCTGCTTCCTGGTTTCGGATAAACAGAAAGAGTTCCAAAAAAAGATATCAATCATCTATCAGCAATTttgaaaaatacataccaagCATATTTGTggacaaaaaaaattaaacagtTACAAAGAACAATGCGAACAACATGCTTCTACACCACCAACCAAAGATATTAACGAATCCATACGTACCTTCTCCTCgtcctcctcttcatcatcatccactactTTTTTACCTTTCTTTAGAGCCTCTTCTGTTTCAATAATATTATTGAAAGCTTTTTCATGATAATTGTAAATATCACCATAAAGTCCAGCTTTAAGACGTTCCATCAACTCTTTCTCAATATTCTGCAACAAATTTGTAAACAATCAGTACAAACTGAAGCAACACATGCAACAATTGTGCACCAAAGCGCGCATACACATGGCTATAAAACAACCTTTTCCAGCTGTGCAGCCTGTAGAGACTTCTCTTCTCTCCTCTTCTCTCTCTTTCCCACCTTCCTTGGCATAGTCATTACCGTCTCCCTGCCAAAATCGCACAAACAAACAGCAAAAAGATGTTAAGAGCAGAAACACAAGAATCCCTCAGAATACGTATAAAGCATATACAGTTAGCAGCCTAATATCCCACAGCAACTGATAAATTTAAGCTAGACACAACATTATAGTTCTGctctttcatgtttcattttttttctggAATCTTATGCTAATTGCTTAGAGCTCGGGGTCTGGCTACAAAACGTGAAAATTGACATATAATGCCTTTACCAATAAGAAGAAAATGTTACAAAAAATTATAGACGTCCAACTTAACCTACACGGAACGTTATAGTTCTGCTAAAGTACTGTTCTTTCGTGTGTATGTTTTTATGGAATTTTATATGAGATACATTACATACAGAGTACTTGAAAATTGACATACAGAATTGTCTATAACAAATAGATGAAATGTTACAGCAAAATTGGCAACAGACGGCCAATTCAACCCAGTATATATGAAGAGTACCTTGTTTTCAGAGCAAGCTTCCTCATACGTATACGCATCTGAGTCATTTTGGTAAGACGTTGCTTCGTTTTGTGCACAAGATACTTTGGCCAATACATCTATAATAACCGTATCAAAATAATTACAAAGAGAGAAATGAAATAACATAAAGGCAATTTGTCATAGTAAAGTAGACTTACCATATTATTGTTAATGATTTCAAGTGCCTTCTCATAATTCTTGGGTAATTTAAGTCTTTCCCATAATTTACCGGGCATATGAGATCTTTCTATTGTCTTCATATACAAATAAAACACTCCTGCAATGACATCGAATTTCAATATCAGAAGAACCCCTAATATACTCAATAACacaaaacacctaatttactcTAAACCAACAAAATTCATTTCACAAAGAAATGAAAGGTGGTACCTTTAT
This genomic stretch from Papaver somniferum cultivar HN1 chromosome 5, ASM357369v1, whole genome shotgun sequence harbors:
- the LOC113277683 gene encoding protein mak16-like, whose product is MQHDEVIWQVIRHNHCSYMAKIETGNFCRNPYNVTGICNRSSCPLANSRYATIREDKGVFYLYMKTIERSHMPGKLWERLKLPKNYEKALEIINNNMMYWPKYLVHKTKQRLTKMTQMRIRMRKLALKTRETVMTMPRKVGKREKRREEKSLQAAQLEKNIEKELMERLKAGLYGDIYNYHEKAFNNIIETEEALKKGKKVVDDDEEEDEEKEAEVEYVYLEGDEFEMEDDMEDFGLDGSFEDDDTGNDDNDDDEVEDTSGRKRSRKESGVVVEKREKKDSHAKLKRKTRVHVEVENDAGERRTGVH